In Gordonia iterans, the following proteins share a genomic window:
- a CDS encoding O-methyltransferase — protein MSDTPAEPSRSPAADLAAYADAAIIEDDALRAARARAEELGAATVSPAAGALLSLLTRVSHAQHVVEIGTGAGVSGLWLLAGMSPSGILTTIDPETEHHRAARQAFGDAGIAPSRTRLITGAPTDVLTRLADDSYDVVFVDGSLLNYPVFVAEAVRILRPGGVVVLNNASADGTIADREATDPRTLAAREAAQLIADDDRLLPAVIPVGSGLLAAAKTR, from the coding sequence ATGAGTGACACGCCCGCCGAACCCTCGCGCTCCCCCGCCGCAGACCTCGCCGCCTACGCGGACGCCGCGATCATCGAGGACGACGCGCTGCGCGCTGCGCGGGCCCGCGCCGAGGAGTTGGGGGCGGCGACCGTCTCGCCGGCCGCCGGGGCGCTGCTTTCGCTGCTGACCCGCGTCTCACACGCGCAGCACGTCGTGGAGATCGGGACCGGCGCCGGCGTCAGCGGGCTGTGGCTACTGGCCGGGATGTCGCCGTCGGGCATCCTCACCACCATCGACCCGGAGACCGAACACCATCGGGCGGCCCGCCAGGCGTTCGGCGACGCCGGCATCGCGCCGAGCCGCACCCGGCTGATCACCGGCGCCCCGACCGACGTCCTGACCCGGCTCGCCGACGATTCCTACGACGTCGTGTTCGTCGACGGATCCCTGCTCAACTACCCGGTCTTCGTGGCCGAAGCGGTGCGGATTCTGCGTCCCGGCGGGGTGGTGGTCCTGAACAACGCCTCCGCGGACGGCACCATCGCCGACCGCGAGGCCACCGATCCGCGCACGCTCGCCGCCCGCGAAGCCGCCCAGCTGATCGCCGACGACGATCGCCTGCTCCCGGCCGTCATCCCGGTCGGTTCGGGTCTGCTCGCCGCCGCGAAGACCCGGTAG
- a CDS encoding S1C family serine protease, translating into MTDSPDWSSPADDAATPADDAPTTAERRPRSASRGAPVSPQTAAVFGRPPGVHGSFSTAPSPRPQPEISPPDPVLAEAFGRPAGAASSLERDPHATFGRGDDESPADDPWRDPASPAQLDAPALSEPSSSTTLAPGPKLGIGDLLFGRRVQWWALLTLALVAVLIGVAGGLIGRYTAEAVPPLNSHSVELDVDDAEPASTEIAAIAKAVAPSVVMIEVRTPSGGGNGSGFVVSKDGYIVTNNHVISIAAQDRNAKLEVVFSDHQRVPARIAGRDVKTDLAVIKVDGVENLTVSTLGKSSQLEIGQPVIAFGAPLGLDRTVTTGIVSAVDRPVPLRPDATSDTDAVLNAIQTDAAINPGNSGGPLVDTQGRVIGVNTAAQTAGGGSIGLGFAIPIDEVEPIVKALIADGEVTHPQIGVSASTVRNDKVFGAKIESVGPGSPGARAGLKLNDVVTEFDGKPIEGANELTVAVRMSQVGREVKFKYWRDGRVFTGSITPAAD; encoded by the coding sequence GTGACCGACAGCCCCGACTGGTCGTCGCCGGCCGATGACGCCGCCACGCCCGCCGACGACGCCCCGACGACCGCCGAGCGCCGCCCGCGCTCGGCGAGCCGCGGCGCACCGGTGTCTCCGCAGACCGCCGCCGTCTTCGGCCGCCCGCCCGGTGTGCACGGATCGTTCAGCACCGCGCCCTCGCCGCGTCCGCAACCGGAGATCTCCCCACCCGACCCGGTGCTCGCCGAGGCCTTCGGCCGCCCGGCCGGGGCCGCGTCCTCGCTGGAGCGCGACCCCCACGCGACCTTCGGCCGCGGCGACGACGAGTCGCCGGCCGACGACCCCTGGCGCGATCCGGCCAGCCCGGCGCAACTCGATGCGCCGGCGCTGAGCGAGCCGTCGTCGTCGACCACGCTCGCCCCCGGACCCAAGCTCGGCATCGGCGACCTGTTGTTCGGTCGTCGCGTCCAGTGGTGGGCGCTGCTGACGCTCGCGCTCGTCGCCGTGCTGATCGGAGTGGCCGGCGGCCTGATCGGGCGCTACACCGCCGAAGCCGTCCCCCCGCTGAACTCTCACAGCGTCGAGCTCGACGTCGACGACGCCGAGCCGGCATCCACCGAGATCGCCGCGATCGCGAAGGCCGTGGCGCCCTCGGTGGTGATGATCGAGGTCCGCACCCCTTCCGGCGGCGGCAACGGGTCCGGGTTCGTCGTCAGCAAAGACGGTTACATCGTCACCAACAACCACGTGATCTCGATCGCCGCACAGGACCGCAACGCCAAGCTGGAGGTGGTCTTCTCCGACCACCAGCGGGTCCCGGCCCGGATCGCCGGTCGCGACGTCAAGACCGATCTCGCCGTGATCAAGGTCGACGGCGTGGAGAACCTCACGGTGTCCACGCTCGGCAAGTCCAGTCAGCTGGAGATCGGCCAGCCGGTCATCGCGTTCGGCGCACCGCTCGGCCTCGACCGCACCGTCACGACCGGCATCGTCAGCGCCGTGGACCGTCCGGTGCCGCTGCGGCCGGACGCCACCAGCGACACCGACGCCGTGCTCAACGCGATTCAGACCGATGCGGCCATCAATCCGGGCAACTCGGGCGGACCGCTGGTCGACACGCAGGGCCGGGTGATCGGCGTCAACACCGCGGCGCAGACCGCAGGCGGCGGATCGATCGGCCTGGGTTTCGCGATCCCGATCGACGAGGTGGAGCCGATTGTCAAGGCCCTCATCGCCGACGGCGAGGTGACCCATCCGCAGATCGGGGTGTCCGCATCGACGGTCCGCAACGACAAGGTGTTCGGCGCCAAGATCGAGAGCGTGGGACCGGGCAGCCCGGGCGCCCGGGCGGGTCTCAAGCTGAACGACGTCGTCACCGAGTTCGACGGCAAGCCGATCGAGGGCGCCAACGAGCTGACCGTCGCGGTCCGGATGTCGCAGGTCGGCCGCGAGGTGAAGTTCAAGTACTGGCGCGACGGCCGGGTGTTCACCGGATCCATCACCCCGGCCGCGGACTGA
- the manB gene encoding mannose-1-phosphate guanylyltransferase produces the protein MASETPEAPDVQALILVGGKGTRLRPLTLSAPKPMLPTAGLPFLTHLISRIRDAGVTAIVLGTSFKAETFEQYYGDGADLGVKLTYVTESEPLGTGGGIRNVYDVLTADTVLVFNGDVLGGTDIREVLATHRSSGAEVTLHLVRVGDPRAFGCVPTDAAGRVTAFLEKTQDPPTNQINAGTYVFNRDVIGEIPTGRPVSVEREVFPRLLAERRHIQGHVDSAYWRDMGTPEDFVRGSADLVRGIAPSPALGGSRGEALIKEGAHVAADAVLIGGTVVGADAQIGPGARLDGAVIFDGAIIEAGAVVERSIVGFGARLGACSLVRDTVIGDQAHIGSRCELLRGARVWPGVQIPENGIRFSTDV, from the coding sequence GTGGCTTCCGAAACGCCCGAGGCTCCCGATGTGCAAGCCCTGATCCTGGTGGGCGGCAAGGGAACCCGTCTGCGACCGCTGACGCTGTCGGCGCCCAAGCCGATGCTCCCGACGGCGGGGCTGCCGTTCCTGACGCACCTGATCTCCCGGATCCGCGACGCCGGCGTGACCGCCATCGTGCTCGGCACGTCGTTCAAGGCGGAGACCTTCGAGCAGTACTACGGCGACGGCGCCGACCTGGGAGTGAAGCTCACCTACGTCACCGAATCCGAGCCGCTCGGCACTGGCGGCGGCATCCGGAACGTCTACGACGTCCTCACCGCCGACACCGTGCTGGTGTTCAACGGCGACGTGCTCGGAGGCACCGACATCCGCGAGGTGCTCGCGACGCACCGGAGCTCGGGTGCGGAGGTGACGCTGCACCTGGTGCGCGTCGGCGACCCGCGCGCCTTCGGGTGTGTGCCGACCGACGCCGCCGGGCGCGTCACGGCCTTCCTGGAGAAGACACAAGATCCGCCGACCAACCAGATCAACGCCGGCACCTACGTGTTCAACCGCGACGTGATCGGCGAGATCCCGACCGGGCGGCCGGTGTCGGTGGAGCGGGAGGTGTTCCCGCGCCTGCTCGCCGAGCGCAGGCACATCCAGGGGCACGTGGACAGTGCGTACTGGCGCGACATGGGCACCCCGGAGGACTTCGTGCGGGGCTCGGCCGACCTGGTCCGAGGCATCGCGCCGTCGCCCGCGCTGGGCGGATCGCGCGGCGAGGCGCTGATCAAGGAGGGCGCGCACGTGGCGGCCGATGCGGTGCTGATCGGCGGGACCGTGGTCGGCGCCGACGCGCAGATCGGTCCGGGCGCCCGGCTCGACGGAGCGGTGATCTTCGACGGCGCCATCATCGAAGCCGGGGCGGTGGTCGAGCGCAGCATCGTGGGCTTCGGTGCGCGGCTGGGCGCGTGCTCGCTGGTGCGCGACACCGTGATCGGCGACCAGGCGCACATCGGGAGCCGCTGCGAGCTGCTGCGCGGCGCCCGGGTGTGGCCGGGCGTACAGATTCCCGAGAACGGGATCCGCTTTTCCACCGACGTCTGA
- a CDS encoding nucleoside/nucleotide kinase family protein, with product MTMLILVVIVLLAVFVVGAIAVAVALTRSSRRVQANDGAALELYPGHDTSEVPSSWARGHDPEARLHRRMRDSLSALRRSPDFDATYLDTRVQLELAAADLDRRLIATAPLRTEQKQEFLTAADAAVQSLESVVSTMLTGRAPAPAELDVALKRLQA from the coding sequence ATGACGATGTTGATCCTGGTGGTGATCGTGCTGCTGGCGGTGTTCGTGGTGGGTGCGATCGCCGTCGCGGTGGCGCTGACCCGGAGCAGCCGTCGCGTACAGGCGAACGACGGCGCCGCGCTGGAACTCTATCCCGGTCACGACACGTCCGAGGTGCCGTCGTCGTGGGCCCGCGGGCACGACCCCGAGGCGCGCCTGCACCGCCGGATGCGCGACTCGCTGTCGGCGCTGCGCCGGTCGCCCGACTTCGACGCGACCTACCTGGACACGCGCGTGCAGCTCGAGCTGGCCGCCGCCGATCTGGATCGCCGGCTGATCGCCACCGCGCCCCTGCGCACCGAGCAGAAGCAGGAGTTCCTGACCGCGGCCGACGCCGCCGTGCAGTCGCTCGAGTCGGTGGTCTCGACCATGCTCACCGGTCGGGCGCCCGCGCCGGCGGAGCTCGACGTCGCGCTCAAGCGGCTGCAGGCATGA
- the rfbD gene encoding dTDP-4-dehydrorhamnose reductase: MSQRTVHLVGATGQVGRALRALAPAGTRLAPYGSAEVDLTDQASVDAALAGLRRGDVVVNAAAYTAVDDAEADWKGAYALNAAGPARLAECTAAAGARLIQISTDYVFAVGARRAEPLEPGDLDQATQPTSVYGASKLAGERAARAADPQTTVVRTAWVYIGGPESRDFVGTMRRLAAGESEISVVDDQWGSPTYALDLAAGLWDLICAVGAPGDPTAGRVLHAAGAGRATWFQLAQAVFAGIGADPERVRPCSTAEFPRPAPRPAYSVLSGRSWVEAGLTPLRDWRAALTDALDAEIVS, from the coding sequence ATGTCGCAGCGCACAGTGCACCTCGTCGGCGCCACCGGGCAGGTGGGCAGGGCGTTGCGTGCGCTCGCCCCGGCCGGGACACGGCTGGCGCCGTACGGCTCGGCGGAGGTCGACCTGACCGACCAGGCCTCGGTGGACGCCGCGCTCGCCGGCCTTCGGCGCGGCGACGTGGTGGTCAACGCCGCGGCGTACACCGCCGTCGACGACGCCGAGGCCGATTGGAAGGGCGCCTACGCGCTGAACGCCGCCGGACCGGCCCGGCTCGCCGAGTGCACGGCGGCGGCGGGTGCCCGACTGATCCAGATCTCCACCGACTACGTCTTCGCGGTCGGCGCGCGCCGCGCCGAACCGCTGGAGCCCGGCGACCTCGACCAGGCGACCCAGCCGACCTCGGTCTACGGGGCCAGCAAACTCGCCGGCGAGCGGGCCGCGCGGGCCGCGGACCCGCAGACCACAGTGGTCCGCACCGCGTGGGTGTACATCGGCGGACCGGAGTCGCGGGACTTCGTCGGGACCATGCGGAGGCTGGCGGCCGGTGAGTCGGAGATCTCCGTCGTCGACGATCAGTGGGGCTCACCGACGTACGCGCTGGATCTGGCTGCCGGGCTCTGGGACCTGATCTGCGCGGTGGGCGCTCCCGGCGACCCGACGGCCGGACGCGTGCTGCATGCGGCCGGTGCCGGCCGCGCCACCTGGTTCCAGCTGGCGCAGGCCGTGTTCGCCGGCATCGGCGCCGACCCGGAGCGGGTCCGGCCGTGCAGCACCGCGGAGTTTCCGCGGCCGGCGCCGCGGCCGGCGTACTCGGTGCTCTCGGGCCGGTCGTGGGTCGAGGCCGGACTCACTCCGCTCCGCGACTGGCGCGCGGCGCTGACCGACGCGCTGGACGCCGAAATCGTGTCCTGA
- a CDS encoding LCP family protein, which yields MEPRRERRDRPAGSRGEPGSGGSSRRPRRTPPEDGQPRADAAGRPAPKRQPRPRTQRSTPVSTRERTGRRTSSAEIHTRPKARAADAPPARGRTARHRNGSPKDLLPIGRGLAALLAVVVLVTTGYGWNKVSSLNSSVTLLGDLGLGGGADGAVDILLVGTDSRLDAKGNPLTEEELKWLRVGDEVTTSTDTILLIRIPNDGSAATAISIPRDSYVEVPGIGKSKINAAYGSTREGVRRSQVEAGVDEKTAETEGIKAGRKALIESVANLTGVTVDHYAEVGLLGFALLTDAVGGVDVCLKRSVREPLSGARFRKGRQTLDGGQALSFVRQRHGLPRGDLDRITRQQVYMASLAQKILSTQTLTNPGKLNELENAVSRSVVIDDGWNVLTLAEQLKDLSGGDVKFTTIPVVTDHGWSDDGMQSVVEVDPEQVKTFVDRQLGTNATDSAGGRGAVTVDVVNAGTVTGLAANVSGLLTAKGYQEGETTSRPINEFDSIVFAKSRDSEAAKQLVRDLGGDIEIREDPSLPDDKLRAVLTNTYTGLGAIWNTGPQGDNTQDATSPQARKNDVKNTPAIKADTDGPVCVN from the coding sequence GTGGAGCCACGTCGAGAGCGCCGTGACCGGCCGGCTGGATCCCGGGGCGAGCCCGGGTCCGGCGGATCGTCGCGCCGTCCGCGCCGGACCCCGCCCGAGGACGGACAGCCGCGGGCGGACGCGGCCGGGCGGCCGGCACCGAAACGGCAACCGCGGCCCCGGACGCAGCGCAGCACCCCGGTCTCGACCCGCGAACGCACGGGGCGGCGCACCAGTTCGGCCGAGATTCACACCCGGCCCAAGGCCCGCGCCGCCGACGCTCCCCCAGCGCGCGGGCGTACCGCGCGCCACCGCAACGGCAGCCCCAAAGACCTGCTCCCGATCGGGCGCGGTCTCGCGGCACTGCTCGCCGTGGTGGTGCTGGTGACCACCGGCTACGGCTGGAACAAGGTCTCCAGCCTCAACTCGAGCGTCACCCTGCTCGGCGACCTCGGCCTCGGCGGCGGGGCCGACGGCGCCGTCGACATCCTGCTGGTCGGCACCGACTCCCGGCTGGACGCCAAGGGCAATCCGCTCACCGAGGAAGAGCTCAAGTGGCTGCGGGTCGGCGACGAGGTCACCACGTCCACCGACACCATCCTGCTGATCCGTATCCCGAACGACGGCTCGGCCGCCACCGCGATCTCCATCCCGCGCGACTCATACGTGGAGGTGCCCGGCATCGGCAAGAGCAAGATCAACGCCGCCTACGGCTCGACGCGCGAGGGCGTGCGCCGTTCACAGGTCGAGGCCGGTGTCGACGAGAAGACGGCCGAGACCGAGGGCATCAAGGCCGGCCGGAAGGCGCTGATCGAGTCGGTCGCGAACCTCACCGGGGTGACCGTCGACCATTACGCCGAGGTCGGACTGCTGGGATTCGCCCTGCTCACCGACGCGGTCGGCGGCGTCGACGTCTGTTTGAAGCGGAGCGTGCGCGAACCGCTCTCGGGCGCCCGGTTCCGCAAGGGCCGCCAGACGCTCGACGGCGGGCAGGCGCTGAGCTTTGTGCGGCAACGCCACGGTCTCCCCCGCGGGGACCTCGATCGCATCACCCGCCAGCAGGTCTACATGGCGTCGCTGGCGCAGAAGATCCTCTCGACGCAGACCCTCACCAACCCCGGCAAGCTCAACGAGCTGGAGAACGCCGTGTCCCGGTCGGTGGTGATCGACGACGGATGGAACGTGCTGACCCTCGCCGAACAGCTCAAAGATCTGTCCGGCGGCGACGTCAAGTTCACCACCATCCCGGTGGTCACCGACCACGGGTGGAGCGACGACGGCATGCAGAGCGTCGTCGAGGTGGATCCGGAGCAGGTCAAGACTTTCGTCGACCGGCAGCTCGGCACCAACGCGACCGATTCGGCGGGCGGCCGCGGCGCGGTGACGGTGGACGTGGTGAACGCCGGCACCGTCACGGGCCTGGCCGCGAACGTGTCCGGCCTGCTCACCGCCAAGGGCTATCAGGAGGGCGAGACGACCAGCCGGCCGATCAACGAGTTCGACTCGATCGTCTTCGCCAAGTCCAGAGACAGCGAGGCCGCCAAGCAACTGGTGCGCGACCTCGGCGGCGACATCGAGATCCGGGAGGATCCGTCGCTGCCCGACGACAAGCTCCGGGCGGTGCTGACCAACACCTACACCGGTCTCGGCGCGATCTGGAACACCGGCCCGCAGGGCGACAACACCCAGGACGCGACCTCGCCGCAGGCAAGGAAGAACGACGTCAAGAACACTCCCGCGATCAAGGCCGACACCGACGGCCCCGTCTGCGTCAACTGA
- the sigE gene encoding RNA polymerase sigma factor SigE has protein sequence MKAPQKYDAGTSPFAGTAGFDATGDRTLMPSWEELVAEHADRVYRLAYRLSGNQHDAEDLTQETFIRVFRSLTDYKPGTFEGWLHRITTNLFLDMVRRRNKIRMETLETGYERISSDTPDPQQAYAEASLDPDLQQALDSLAPEFRAAVVLCDIEGLSYEEVAATMGVKMGTVRSRIHRGRAGIRAFLEARGHTDSRSVAVGSRA, from the coding sequence GTGAAGGCACCTCAGAAGTACGACGCTGGCACATCGCCGTTCGCGGGCACCGCAGGGTTCGACGCGACCGGGGACCGGACGCTGATGCCGTCGTGGGAGGAGTTGGTCGCCGAGCACGCCGACCGCGTCTACCGCCTCGCCTACCGTCTCTCGGGCAACCAGCACGATGCCGAAGACCTCACCCAAGAGACCTTCATCCGGGTGTTCCGGTCCCTGACCGACTACAAGCCCGGCACCTTCGAGGGCTGGCTCCACCGCATCACCACCAACCTGTTCCTGGACATGGTCCGGCGGCGCAACAAGATCCGGATGGAGACGCTGGAGACCGGATACGAGCGCATCAGTTCCGACACGCCCGATCCGCAGCAGGCGTACGCCGAGGCATCGTTGGACCCGGACCTGCAGCAGGCGCTGGACTCGCTGGCGCCGGAGTTCCGCGCGGCCGTCGTCCTGTGCGACATCGAGGGTCTCTCGTACGAGGAGGTGGCCGCGACGATGGGCGTGAAGATGGGTACCGTCCGCAGCCGCATCCACCGCGGTCGCGCGGGTATCCGCGCCTTCCTGGAGGCGCGCGGACACACAGACAGCCGTTCGGTGGCCGTCGGCAGCCGTGCCTGA
- a CDS encoding glycosyltransferase family 2 protein, whose amino-acid sequence MTSERNDAVAVVTVTYSSGDYLHNFLRTLPAATTRDVQVVIADNGSDDGAPERAAAEHDTVTLVNTGGNLGYGGGMNRGIAEVDPSIEYIVIANPDIEWSPGCIDELLAAAQRWPRAGALGPLITEPDGAVYPSARRVPDLKHGTGHALLGAVWKNNPWTAAYRNDGAELTERPVGWLSGSCLLVRRAAFESVDGFDTRYFMFMEDVDLGDRLARAGWLNVYVPTAAAMHAKSHSVARHPEKMIPAHHESAYRFLADRHPGPAWAPVRWGLKAGLTVRSKINVAAALRAQRKAQPNPNDER is encoded by the coding sequence GTGACTTCCGAGCGCAACGACGCGGTCGCGGTGGTGACCGTGACGTATTCGTCCGGGGACTACCTCCACAACTTCCTGCGGACGCTGCCCGCGGCGACCACCCGCGACGTGCAGGTGGTGATCGCCGACAACGGCAGCGACGACGGCGCGCCCGAGCGCGCGGCCGCCGAACACGACACCGTGACTCTGGTGAACACCGGTGGCAATCTCGGCTACGGGGGCGGGATGAACCGCGGCATCGCCGAGGTGGACCCGTCGATCGAGTACATCGTGATCGCCAACCCGGACATCGAGTGGTCGCCCGGCTGCATCGACGAACTGCTGGCCGCCGCGCAGCGCTGGCCGCGCGCCGGCGCCCTCGGGCCGCTGATCACCGAGCCGGACGGCGCGGTGTATCCGTCGGCGCGGCGCGTGCCGGACCTCAAGCACGGCACCGGGCACGCCCTCCTCGGCGCGGTGTGGAAGAACAATCCGTGGACCGCGGCCTACCGCAACGACGGCGCGGAGCTGACGGAGCGGCCCGTGGGCTGGCTGTCCGGCTCGTGCCTGCTGGTCCGGCGTGCCGCGTTCGAGAGCGTCGACGGCTTCGACACCCGCTACTTCATGTTCATGGAAGACGTCGACCTCGGCGACCGACTGGCCCGGGCGGGCTGGCTGAACGTCTACGTGCCGACGGCCGCGGCGATGCACGCCAAGAGCCACTCGGTCGCCAGACACCCGGAGAAGATGATCCCGGCCCACCACGAGAGCGCCTACCGATTCCTCGCCGACCGCCATCCCGGTCCGGCGTGGGCGCCGGTGCGCTGGGGACTGAAGGCCGGACTGACCGTGCGCTCCAAGATCAACGTCGCCGCCGCCCTGCGCGCCCAGCGCAAGGCGCAGCCGAACCCGAACGACGAGAGGTGA
- a CDS encoding SPFH domain-containing protein, giving the protein MVFKKITSQLVDIIEWLDDSRTTLAWRFPRYNNEIKNGAQLIVREGQQAVFVYRGQLADQFGPGHYELTSENLPILSTLQGWKHGFNSPFRSEVYFINTRPVTELRWGTANPVTIRDPDFKMVQVRANGLCVIRVADPAVFLREVIGTDSNVDLDEVQELVRRTLTLAFSDMVLQTGLGVLDLQGRQVELSEQLKEFADPRMREYGLQVQSIMLNVTLPQEITEAITRGVARGVEEQGFLDQVSDMQRYQQGKLGDAMVAGAGNPGGSSVGDFLGAGMGMAMGQQMGGMVAGQPQQAQQAQQPNPQQAAPPPMPGAAQYHVDQGGQAAGPFPIAQLQSMVSAGTLTPQTVVWKQGMAGWTPAGQVQELSGLFSAPPPLPPQGPPPVPPQSPPPTPPQGRVIRD; this is encoded by the coding sequence ATGGTGTTCAAGAAGATCACGAGCCAACTGGTCGACATCATCGAGTGGCTCGACGACTCCCGCACCACCCTCGCGTGGCGGTTCCCGCGGTACAACAACGAGATCAAGAACGGCGCACAGCTGATCGTCCGGGAGGGCCAGCAGGCGGTGTTCGTCTACCGCGGTCAGCTCGCCGATCAGTTCGGTCCCGGGCACTACGAGCTCACCAGCGAGAACCTCCCGATCCTGTCGACGCTGCAGGGCTGGAAGCACGGCTTCAACAGCCCGTTCCGCAGCGAGGTGTACTTCATCAACACCCGCCCGGTGACCGAACTCCGGTGGGGCACGGCCAACCCGGTGACCATTCGCGACCCCGACTTCAAAATGGTTCAGGTCCGCGCGAACGGGCTGTGCGTGATCCGGGTCGCCGATCCGGCGGTCTTTCTCCGCGAGGTGATCGGCACCGACAGCAACGTCGACCTCGACGAGGTCCAGGAACTGGTCCGCCGGACGCTGACGCTCGCCTTCTCGGACATGGTGCTGCAGACGGGCCTCGGCGTGCTCGACCTCCAGGGGCGACAGGTGGAGCTGTCCGAGCAGCTCAAGGAGTTCGCCGATCCGCGGATGCGCGAGTACGGCCTCCAGGTGCAGTCGATCATGCTGAACGTGACGCTGCCGCAGGAGATCACCGAGGCGATCACCCGCGGCGTCGCCCGCGGCGTCGAGGAGCAGGGCTTCCTCGATCAGGTCTCGGACATGCAGCGGTATCAGCAGGGCAAACTCGGCGATGCGATGGTCGCCGGCGCCGGCAATCCCGGCGGCTCCTCGGTGGGCGATTTCCTCGGCGCCGGCATGGGCATGGCGATGGGCCAGCAGATGGGCGGGATGGTCGCCGGACAGCCACAGCAGGCCCAGCAGGCCCAGCAGCCGAACCCCCAGCAGGCCGCGCCTCCCCCGATGCCCGGCGCCGCTCAATACCACGTCGACCAGGGCGGTCAGGCCGCCGGGCCGTTCCCGATCGCCCAGCTGCAGTCCATGGTCTCCGCGGGCACGCTGACCCCGCAAACGGTGGTGTGGAAGCAGGGAATGGCCGGCTGGACGCCGGCCGGCCAGGTTCAGGAGTTGTCGGGCCTGTTCTCCGCACCGCCGCCGCTGCCGCCGCAGGGTCCCCCGCCGGTGCCTCCCCAGAGCCCGCCGCCGACGCCTCCGCAGGGTCGGGTGATCCGAGACTGA
- the tatB gene encoding Sec-independent protein translocase protein TatB: MFSNLGWGEILVLVVAALVILGPERLPGAISWTMQSIRKVRDYATGASKDLQDQMGTDFDSFREPLQQLNELRQMTPKALVTKHLFEGDSAPLDQMESTVRESLSLSGPAAANPHPGTAGPDAARLADTETRVTQGSSSSGASNAGGGATQVDPSRLGADHAAPPATAPRRHDVTDWDAT, translated from the coding sequence ATGTTCAGCAATCTGGGGTGGGGCGAGATCCTGGTCCTCGTCGTCGCCGCGCTGGTGATCCTCGGTCCCGAGCGGCTGCCGGGGGCGATCAGCTGGACCATGCAGTCGATCCGCAAGGTCCGCGACTACGCGACCGGAGCGTCCAAAGACCTCCAGGACCAGATGGGAACCGACTTCGACTCCTTCCGCGAGCCGCTGCAACAACTCAACGAGCTGCGCCAGATGACGCCGAAGGCGCTGGTCACCAAGCACTTGTTCGAGGGCGACTCCGCGCCGCTGGACCAGATGGAGTCGACCGTCCGGGAGTCGCTGAGCCTGTCCGGCCCGGCCGCGGCCAACCCGCACCCGGGCACCGCCGGGCCGGATGCGGCCCGTCTGGCCGACACCGAGACCCGCGTGACACAGGGATCGTCGAGCAGCGGTGCGTCGAACGCCGGCGGGGGAGCGACTCAGGTCGATCCGAGCCGCCTGGGCGCCGACCACGCCGCGCCTCCGGCGACGGCGCCCCGCCGTCACGACGTGACCGACTGGGACGCCACGTAG